Proteins encoded within one genomic window of [Enterobacter] lignolyticus SCF1:
- the tcdA gene encoding tRNA cyclic N6-threonylcarbamoyladenosine(37) synthase TcdA, translated as MSVVLSDAWRQRFGGTARLYGEKALQLFAQSHVCVVGIGGVGSWAAEALARTGIGAITLIDMDDVCVTNTNRQIHALGGNVGLAKAEVMAERIRQINPECRVTVVDDFVTPDNVAQHLNAGFSYVIDAIDSVRPKAALISWCRRYKIPLVTTGGAGGQTDPTQIRVADLAKTIQDPLAAKLRERLKSDFGVVKNGKGKLGVDCVFSTEALVYPQADGSVCAMKSTAEGPKRMDCAAGFGAATMVTATFGFVAVSHALKKMMAKAERQASA; from the coding sequence ATGTCAGTGGTTCTTAGCGATGCCTGGCGCCAGCGTTTTGGCGGCACGGCGCGTTTGTACGGTGAAAAAGCGCTGCAGCTGTTTGCGCAGTCGCACGTGTGCGTCGTCGGTATCGGCGGCGTTGGCTCCTGGGCGGCGGAAGCGCTGGCGCGCACCGGTATCGGCGCTATCACGTTGATCGATATGGATGACGTTTGCGTGACCAACACCAACCGGCAGATCCATGCTCTGGGCGGCAACGTCGGGCTGGCGAAGGCGGAGGTGATGGCCGAACGTATCCGCCAGATTAACCCGGAGTGCCGGGTGACGGTGGTCGATGACTTCGTGACGCCTGACAACGTCGCGCAGCATCTTAACGCCGGTTTCAGCTACGTCATCGACGCTATCGACAGCGTGCGGCCGAAGGCGGCGCTGATTTCCTGGTGCCGCCGCTACAAAATTCCGCTGGTGACGACCGGCGGCGCGGGCGGGCAAACCGATCCGACGCAGATCCGGGTCGCCGATCTGGCGAAAACCATCCAGGATCCGCTGGCGGCGAAGCTGCGCGAGAGGCTGAAAAGCGACTTCGGCGTAGTGAAAAATGGAAAAGGTAAGCTGGGCGTGGACTGTGTTTTCTCAACGGAAGCGCTGGTGTATCCGCAGGCGGATGGCTCCGTGTGCGCGATGAAAAGCACTGCGGAAGGGCCGAAGCGTATGGACTGCGCCGCCGGTTTCGGCGCGGCGACGATGGTCACCGCGACCTTCGGTTTTGTGGCGGTATCCCACGCGCTGAAGAAAATGATGGCAAAAGCCGAGCGTCAGGCCTCAGCCTGA
- the csdE gene encoding cysteine desulfurase sulfur acceptor subunit CsdE: protein MTSPAFAGHPFGATVTQETLRELFGPLTLWEEKYRQLILLGKQLPALEDSLKAQAQEIAGCENRVWLGHALLPDGRLHFYGDSEGRIVRGLLAVLLTAVEGKRPQQLLAADPLALFDELGLRAQLSASRSQGLTALCDAVIQAARQAEA, encoded by the coding sequence ATGACAAGTCCAGCCTTTGCCGGACATCCGTTCGGCGCAACCGTCACGCAGGAGACGCTGCGTGAGCTCTTTGGCCCGCTGACGTTGTGGGAAGAAAAGTATCGCCAGCTGATTCTGTTGGGCAAACAGCTGCCCGCTCTTGAGGATTCTCTGAAAGCGCAGGCGCAGGAAATTGCCGGCTGCGAAAACCGCGTCTGGCTGGGTCATGCGCTATTGCCGGACGGCAGGCTGCATTTCTATGGCGACAGCGAAGGGCGAATCGTCCGCGGGCTGCTGGCGGTACTGCTGACCGCCGTTGAGGGGAAACGTCCCCAGCAGCTGCTGGCGGCGGACCCGCTTGCGCTCTTTGACGAGCTGGGGCTGCGCGCGCAGCTTAGCGCTTCGCGCAGCCAGGGGCTGACGGCGCTGTGCGACGCCGTCATTCAGGCAGCGCGTCAGGCTGAGGCCTGA
- the csdA gene encoding cysteine desulfurase CsdA, translating into MNAFNPAQFRAQFPALADAGIYLDSAATALKPQAVIDASQQFYSLSAGNVHRSQYAAAQKLTARYEAARDRVAALLNAPDGKNIVWTRGTTEAINMVAQCYARPRLQPGDEIIVSQAEHHANLVPWLMVAEQTGARIVALPLGPDRLPDVEQLSGLITSRSRILALGQMSNVTGGCPNLPRAIALAHAAGMVVMVDGAQGVVHFPADVQALDIDFYAFSGHKLYGPTGIGALYGKAELLDAMSPWLGGGKMITEVTFDGFKTQPVPYRLEAGTPNVAGVIGLSAALEWLSETDIVQAETWSRGLATLAEEELAKRPGFRSFRCQDSSLLAFDFTGVHHSDMVTLLAEYGIALRAGQHCAQPLLAALGVSGTLRASFAPYNTQDDVHALIDAVDRALELLVD; encoded by the coding sequence ATGAACGCTTTCAATCCGGCGCAGTTTCGCGCCCAGTTTCCGGCGCTGGCCGATGCCGGTATTTACCTTGATAGCGCCGCCACCGCCCTGAAGCCCCAGGCGGTGATTGACGCCAGCCAGCAGTTTTACAGCCTGAGCGCCGGTAACGTTCACCGCAGCCAGTACGCCGCCGCGCAAAAGCTCACCGCGCGCTACGAGGCCGCCCGCGATCGGGTTGCGGCCCTGCTCAACGCCCCTGACGGCAAAAATATCGTCTGGACCCGCGGTACAACGGAGGCCATTAACATGGTCGCCCAGTGCTATGCGCGCCCGCGCCTGCAGCCCGGCGATGAAATCATCGTCAGCCAGGCCGAACACCACGCCAACCTGGTCCCCTGGCTGATGGTCGCCGAACAAACCGGCGCCCGCATCGTTGCGCTTCCGCTGGGCCCTGACCGCCTGCCGGACGTTGAGCAGCTTTCCGGGCTGATTACCTCCCGCAGCCGTATTCTCGCCCTCGGCCAGATGTCGAACGTCACCGGCGGCTGTCCGAATCTCCCTCGCGCGATAGCCCTCGCCCATGCGGCCGGTATGGTGGTGATGGTCGACGGCGCACAGGGCGTTGTGCATTTTCCCGCCGACGTGCAGGCGCTGGATATCGACTTTTATGCGTTTTCCGGCCACAAGCTGTATGGCCCGACCGGCATCGGCGCGCTGTACGGGAAAGCCGAACTGCTTGACGCCATGTCGCCGTGGCTCGGCGGCGGTAAAATGATAACCGAAGTGACGTTTGACGGTTTTAAAACGCAGCCGGTACCCTATCGCCTTGAGGCGGGTACGCCAAACGTGGCGGGGGTGATTGGCCTTAGCGCCGCGCTGGAGTGGCTATCCGAAACGGATATCGTTCAGGCGGAGACCTGGAGCCGGGGGCTGGCCACCCTGGCCGAAGAGGAGTTGGCGAAGCGTCCGGGCTTTCGCTCATTTCGCTGTCAGGACTCCAGCCTGCTGGCGTTCGATTTTACCGGCGTCCACCACAGCGATATGGTCACGCTGCTCGCCGAATACGGCATCGCGTTACGGGCGGGCCAGCACTGCGCCCAGCCGCTGCTGGCGGCGCTCGGCGTCAGCGGCACGCTGCGCGCCTCATTCGCCCCTTATAATACTCAGGACGACGTCCATGCGCTGATCGATGCCGTCGATCGCGCGCTCGAACTATTGGTGGATTAA
- the gcvA gene encoding glycine cleavage system transcriptional regulator GcvA, producing the protein MSKRLPPLNALRVFDAAARHLSFTRAAEELFVTQAAVSHQIKSLEDFLGLKLFRRRNRSLLLTEEGQSYFQDIKEIFSQLTEATRKLQARSAKGALTVSLLPSFAIHWLVPRLTSFNSAYPGIDVRIQAVDRQEDKLADDVDVAIFYGRGNWPGLRVEKLYAEYLLPVCSPLLLTGEKALKTPMDLAQHTLLHDASRRDWQTYTRQLGLTHINVQQGPIFSHSAMVLQAAIHGQGIALANNVMAQSEIEAGRLVCPFNDVLVSKNAFYLVCHDSQAELGKIAAFRQWILSKAASEQEKFRFRYEQ; encoded by the coding sequence ATGTCAAAGCGTTTACCACCTCTGAATGCATTACGTGTATTTGATGCAGCCGCCCGTCATTTGAGCTTCACCCGCGCAGCGGAAGAGCTTTTTGTGACCCAGGCCGCAGTCAGTCACCAAATCAAGTCTCTTGAGGATTTTCTGGGTCTCAAGCTGTTTCGTCGGCGCAATCGTTCTCTGCTGCTGACGGAGGAAGGACAGAGCTATTTTCAGGATATTAAAGAGATCTTTTCGCAATTAACGGAAGCAACGCGTAAACTTCAGGCGCGCAGCGCTAAAGGGGCGCTGACGGTCAGTTTATTGCCAAGTTTTGCCATTCACTGGCTGGTGCCGCGGCTGACAAGCTTTAACTCAGCTTATCCGGGAATCGACGTCCGGATCCAGGCCGTAGACCGTCAGGAAGATAAGCTGGCGGACGACGTTGACGTGGCTATTTTCTACGGTCGCGGCAACTGGCCCGGCCTGCGGGTGGAAAAACTCTACGCCGAGTATTTATTGCCCGTTTGCTCACCGCTGCTGTTAACGGGCGAGAAGGCATTGAAAACGCCGATGGATTTGGCGCAACATACGCTATTGCATGATGCTTCCCGCCGGGACTGGCAAACGTATACGCGCCAGTTGGGTCTGACTCATATTAATGTTCAACAGGGACCGATTTTCAGCCACAGCGCGATGGTGCTGCAGGCGGCAATCCACGGACAAGGTATCGCACTGGCCAACAACGTGATGGCGCAGTCCGAAATTGAGGCAGGCCGTTTGGTCTGCCCGTTTAATGATGTTCTGGTCAGCAAAAATGCGTTTTACCTCGTTTGCCATGACAGTCAGGCAGAACTGGGTAAAATAGCCGCTTTTCGGCAGTGGATCCTGTCGAAGGCGGCCAGCGAACAAGAAAAATTCCGCTTTCGTTATGAACAATAA
- a CDS encoding DUF423 domain-containing protein: protein MTSRFMLIFAAISGFIFVALGAFGAHVLSKSLGVVEMGWIQTGLEYQAFHTLAIFGLAVAMQRRISIWFYWSSVFLALGTVLFSGSLYCLALSHLRLWAFVTPVGGVSFLAGWVLMLIGAIRLKRKGVAHE from the coding sequence ATGACCAGTCGTTTTATGCTGATTTTTGCCGCGATCAGCGGTTTTATCTTTGTCGCGCTGGGTGCTTTCGGCGCGCATGTTTTAAGTAAGTCTTTGGGCGTTGTGGAAATGGGCTGGATCCAGACCGGTCTCGAATACCAGGCGTTTCACACGCTGGCGATATTCGGCCTGGCGGTCGCGATGCAGCGTCGTATCAGCATCTGGTTCTACTGGAGCAGCGTGTTTCTTGCCCTGGGGACGGTGCTTTTCAGCGGCAGCCTGTACTGTCTGGCGCTGTCTCATTTACGCCTGTGGGCGTTCGTTACCCCCGTCGGCGGCGTAAGCTTCCTGGCGGGGTGGGTATTGATGTTGATTGGTGCAATTCGTTTAAAGCGTAAAGGTGTCGCGCATGAATAA
- the rlmM gene encoding 23S rRNA (cytidine(2498)-2'-O)-methyltransferase RlmM encodes MNKVVLYSRPGFEKECAAEISDKASRLGVYGFARVKDNSGYVIFECYQPGEAEKLIRELPFSSLIFARQMFVAGELLQDLPPEDRITPIVGMLQGVVEKGGDLRVEVADTNESKELMKFCRKFTVPLRAALREAKVLAAYETPKRPVVHVFFIAPGCCYTGYSLSHNNSPFYMGIPRLKFPADAPSRSTLKLEEAFHVFIPADEWDERLANGMYAVDLGACPGGWTYQLVKRNMWVASVDNGPMAQSLMDTGQVTWLREDGFRYRPNRNNISWMVCDMVEKPAKVAALMAQWLVNGWCRETIFNLKLPMKKRYEEVSQNLAYIQTQLDEHGINAQIQARQLYHDREEVTVHVRRLWAAVGGRRDER; translated from the coding sequence ATGAATAAGGTTGTCCTCTACAGCCGTCCAGGCTTTGAGAAAGAGTGCGCCGCAGAGATTTCTGACAAGGCCTCGCGCCTCGGCGTGTACGGCTTTGCCCGCGTAAAAGATAACTCGGGCTATGTCATTTTTGAGTGTTACCAGCCCGGCGAGGCGGAGAAGCTGATTCGCGAACTGCCGTTCAGTTCGCTGATTTTCGCCCGCCAGATGTTCGTTGCCGGCGAGCTGCTGCAGGACCTGCCGCCGGAAGACCGCATCACGCCGATTGTTGGCATGCTGCAGGGCGTGGTGGAGAAGGGGGGCGACCTGCGCGTTGAGGTGGCCGACACCAACGAAAGCAAAGAGCTGATGAAGTTCTGCCGTAAGTTCACCGTACCGCTGCGCGCCGCGCTGCGCGAGGCGAAAGTGCTGGCGGCGTATGAGACGCCGAAGCGCCCGGTCGTGCATGTGTTCTTTATCGCGCCAGGCTGCTGCTACACGGGCTATTCGCTGTCGCATAACAACTCGCCGTTCTATATGGGCATCCCGCGGCTTAAGTTCCCGGCGGATGCGCCAAGCCGCTCCACCCTGAAGCTCGAAGAGGCGTTCCACGTCTTTATTCCGGCCGATGAGTGGGATGAACGCCTGGCCAACGGCATGTATGCCGTTGACCTTGGCGCCTGCCCTGGCGGCTGGACCTATCAGCTGGTCAAACGCAATATGTGGGTCGCTTCAGTGGATAACGGCCCGATGGCGCAAAGCCTGATGGATACCGGACAGGTAACCTGGCTGCGCGAAGACGGCTTCCGCTACCGGCCAAACCGCAACAACATCTCGTGGATGGTGTGCGATATGGTGGAGAAACCGGCAAAAGTGGCGGCGCTGATGGCGCAGTGGCTGGTTAACGGCTGGTGCCGTGAGACCATCTTTAACCTCAAGCTGCCGATGAAAAAGCGGTATGAAGAGGTGTCGCAAAACCTGGCGTATATTCAGACGCAGCTTGATGAGCATGGCATTAACGCGCAGATTCAGGCACGCCAGCTGTATCACGATCGCGAAGAGGTGACGGTTCACGTCCGCCGTCTGTGGGCCGCCGTTGGCGGCCGTCGGGACGAGCGTTAA
- the xni gene encoding flap endonuclease Xni encodes MAVHLLIVDALNLIRRIHAVQGTPCKDTCLHALEQLIRHSQPTHAVAVFDDEARNSGWRHQRLPDYKAGRAPMPDDLHSEMPAIRAAFEQYGVPCWGAQGNEADDLAATLAIKVANAGHQATIVSTDKGYCQLLSPTIRIRDYFQKRWLDAPFIASEFGVAPQQLPDYWGLAGIGSSRVPGVAGIGPKSAAQLLNEFQSLEGIYARLDDVPEKWRKKLEAHQEMAFICRDVARLQTDLQLDGNLQQLRLVKRGAPQPDGLRGSD; translated from the coding sequence GTGGCTGTTCATCTGTTGATTGTCGACGCGCTAAACCTGATTCGCCGAATTCATGCGGTTCAGGGGACGCCCTGTAAGGACACCTGCCTGCACGCGCTGGAGCAGCTTATCCGCCATAGCCAGCCGACGCACGCCGTCGCGGTCTTTGACGACGAGGCGCGCAATAGCGGCTGGCGGCACCAGCGGCTGCCCGATTACAAAGCCGGGCGCGCGCCAATGCCCGACGACCTGCACAGCGAAATGCCCGCCATTCGCGCCGCCTTCGAACAGTACGGCGTTCCCTGCTGGGGCGCACAGGGCAATGAAGCGGACGATCTGGCGGCCACGCTGGCGATAAAAGTGGCCAACGCCGGGCACCAGGCCACCATTGTCTCAACCGACAAAGGCTACTGCCAGCTGCTTTCGCCGACGATCCGCATCCGCGATTATTTCCAGAAGCGCTGGCTGGACGCCCCGTTTATCGCCAGCGAGTTCGGCGTCGCGCCGCAGCAGCTGCCGGACTACTGGGGGCTGGCGGGGATCGGCAGCTCCAGAGTGCCTGGGGTCGCGGGCATCGGGCCCAAAAGCGCGGCGCAGCTGCTGAACGAATTTCAGAGCCTGGAAGGTATTTACGCCCGGCTGGACGACGTGCCGGAGAAGTGGCGCAAGAAGCTGGAGGCCCATCAAGAGATGGCGTTTATCTGCCGCGACGTCGCGCGGCTGCAAACGGACCTGCAGCTGGACGGTAACCTGCAACAGCTGCGTCTGGTAAAACGCGGGGCCCCTCAGCCAGATGGCCTGAGGGGAAGTGATTAA
- a CDS encoding L-serine ammonia-lyase encodes MISVFDIFKIGIGPSSSHTVGPMKAGKQFTDDLIARGILHDVTRVVVDVYGSLSLTGKGHHTDIAIIMGLAGNLPDTVDIDAIPGFIQDVNTHGRLLLADGQHEVEFPVDQCMNFHADNLSLHENGMRITALSGDKAVYSQTYYSIGGGFIVDEEHFGKTNSAPLAVPYPYKNAADLQRHCQETGLSLSGLMMKNELALHSKEELEQHFANVWEVMRSGIERGITTEGVLPGKLRVPRRAAALRRMLVSSDKTTTDPMAVVDWINMFALAVNEENAAGGRVVTAPTNGACGIVPAVLAYYDKFIREVNANSLARYMLVASAIGSLYKMNASISGAEVGCQGEVGVACSMAAAGLAELLGGSPTQVCIAAEIGMEHNLGLTCDPVAGQVQVPCIERNAIASVKAVNAARMALRRTSEPRVCLDKVIETMYETGKDMNAKYRETSRGGLAMKIVTCD; translated from the coding sequence ATGATCAGCGTATTCGATATTTTCAAAATCGGCATTGGTCCTTCCAGCTCCCACACCGTTGGACCAATGAAAGCGGGCAAGCAATTCACGGACGACCTGATTGCACGCGGGATCCTGCATGACGTGACCCGCGTCGTCGTCGACGTTTACGGCTCGCTCTCTCTTACGGGTAAAGGGCACCACACTGATATCGCCATTATCATGGGCCTGGCGGGCAACCTGCCGGACACCGTTGATATCGACGCTATCCCTGGCTTTATCCAGGACGTCAACACCCATGGCCGCCTGCTGCTGGCTGACGGTCAGCACGAAGTTGAGTTCCCGGTTGACCAGTGCATGAACTTTCATGCCGACAACCTCTCCCTGCACGAAAACGGCATGCGCATTACCGCGCTCAGCGGCGACAAGGCCGTTTACAGCCAAACCTATTACTCTATCGGCGGCGGCTTTATCGTCGACGAAGAACACTTCGGTAAGACCAACAGCGCCCCGCTGGCGGTGCCTTATCCGTACAAAAACGCGGCGGACCTGCAGCGTCACTGCCAAGAAACCGGCCTGTCGCTGTCTGGCCTGATGATGAAAAACGAGCTGGCGCTGCACAGCAAAGAAGAGCTTGAGCAGCACTTCGCCAACGTCTGGGAAGTGATGCGCAGCGGTATCGAACGCGGCATCACCACCGAAGGCGTTCTGCCGGGCAAACTGCGCGTACCGCGTCGCGCCGCCGCGCTGCGCCGTATGCTGGTAAGCAGCGATAAAACCACGACCGACCCGATGGCGGTAGTGGACTGGATCAACATGTTCGCCCTTGCCGTGAACGAAGAAAACGCCGCAGGCGGCCGCGTGGTTACCGCGCCGACCAACGGCGCCTGCGGTATCGTCCCGGCGGTGCTGGCGTATTACGATAAGTTTATCCGTGAAGTGAACGCCAACTCGCTGGCGCGCTATATGCTGGTTGCCAGCGCCATCGGCTCTCTGTACAAGATGAACGCGTCCATTTCCGGCGCCGAAGTGGGCTGCCAGGGCGAAGTGGGCGTTGCCTGCTCAATGGCGGCCGCGGGTCTTGCCGAGCTGCTCGGCGGCAGCCCGACGCAGGTCTGCATCGCAGCGGAAATCGGTATGGAGCATAACCTTGGCTTAACCTGCGACCCGGTCGCCGGTCAGGTTCAGGTGCCGTGCATCGAGCGTAACGCGATAGCCTCAGTGAAAGCGGTCAACGCCGCGCGCATGGCGCTGCGCCGTACCAGCGAGCCGCGCGTGTGCCTCGATAAAGTGATCGAGACCATGTACGAAACCGGTAAAGACATGAACGCCAAATACCGCGAAACCTCCCGCGGCGGTCTGGCGATGAAGATAGTCACCTGCGATTAA